In Eulemur rufifrons isolate Redbay chromosome 2, OSU_ERuf_1, whole genome shotgun sequence, the sequence AGGAGCTGTTGCAGGACCTAGAGAAGCAGCAACGCAAACGCCtcaaggaggaaaaacaaagaaagaagaaggaggcAAGAGCTGCTGCAATGGAAGCTGCTGCAGCCCAGGACCCAGCAGCCTCTGGGGCACCCAGCTCCTGAGCTTTGTCCTTTCCCAATAAAGCCTGCCACCTGACAAGTCTCCTGAAGAGCTCTGCATCCTCTCTCAAGGTGCGCCTCCAAGCCCCCTGCTTCCTACCCCGGCATCTGGGGCTGGGCAATCCCCCACGCAGCTCTGCTTACAGGGGGACTCTAGGCCATGCCGACTGGGACTTTCGGGGGAGAGAAAGGGGAATACGATGGGCAAATAATGGAGGAGCAGATGGCAGAAGAGAAGAAGGCTTCTGTTTACCAACATTAATCTCCAGTAATTAGCCAATTACCAGGGGGGAAGTGTAGCCAAAACAAGACTGGTGAGGATGGTGGAGGTGAGGAGAAGCAGCCCTTGCAAGGCTGAACTGGGGCTTCTGCACACTGCCTGGGAATGTGACAGCTTCCGGGGGGAGGAGACACTGGGAGCCCTCTCCCCTTCTCGGCATTCCCATATTGCCTGTGCCCAACTAGGCCCCAGACCCAGACAAGCTGGTGTGGGACTCCCCAGCAGGCACAGATCATAGGGctggtttttaaaactttattcactTTAAAACCTTTATCAGAGACACAGTCTGTTCTAGGGTGGGGGTGGCCTTGACATTGAGCTGATGTTACCCCTTCTCCAAGCTGGAGGccaaggccaggctggggaggcgGCCTTGGGCCTTTCAGGGCTCACCCCAGATGGAAAGATTTGGGCCACTCCAATGGTGGATCGAAGTTTGGGGCTCCAGCTTCCCCTCATCCTGGAAGGGGGTGGTGCAGGGGGTCCTCAGGGGCTCTGTCAGGGGATGGGTAAGCAAGCAGCCGCCTCTCCATCTggctgcagggagctgggacAGAGGCCAAGAGGGGCCCATCTGTCGCCTCCTGATCCTGCCAGCTCCTTtgagcaggctgggctggggaggaggacagggacaGCTGTCTGGCCCGGATCTTCTTAGACCGAGATGGGAATGAAGGCCACTCTCGGAGGATGGGAAGCTGGgatgtttggtttttcttttttttaaagtttttgatttttttccacttcttaaataaacatgaatatatatatattttttcttttataaaactttcgtggagtgggggtggggtggggggtagcGGGCGGCCTGGCCTCCTGGCATCACTCATCATCAAAGTTCTGACTCAGGAGAAAGTTGGCAGCCAAGTTCTCGTTTTTTTCACACGCGAAGTAGGCCTGGATCACCAGGCTCTCCGGGAAGCCCAGGGCCTTCAACTGTGGGAAGACACAGGCAGTTATGAGCAGGTGGTGTGGGGGtaccccacccacccctgcagtCACCTCTTGGCCAGGCCTCTTACCCTCTCTATAGCTTCTTTCTCCTGCGGCGTCACCTGGATGTAGTTCATCTGTGGAGCCTCCTCGCCTATGGCGCCCACCTCACCTTCCACGTCTGAGATGTCTGCCAGCTCCCCGGGGGGTTCATTCAGCATCTGGATGAACTGCTCCTGGTGCCGGCTAATTTGCTGTGGGAGAAAAGGGGGAAGGGATGGTGCCATAGCCcttgtcccctctccccaggtCGCCATCACAGCCCTTGTTTTCTCAttcagtcagcaaatatttagaGGTGCCGATATATCGGCCAAACACAGCAGGGGATACGCCCCCCCCAGTGGAGCTGACGGGCTGTAAGTGAGCAAATAAACAGACTAGACAACTGTAGAAGTTGGGCCAGAAAGATGCTGAGGGCCAGGGAGAGGGGCCTGCAGTCTgtgggatggggagggaagggTTCCTCCAGGTAGcagacagcaagtgcaaaggccctgggggtGGATGCATTGGGCAAATCCCAAAAACAGAAGACTCAAGGGCAAGAACAGAGTAAAACAAGGAAGGGGGGAGCGGCAGAAGATGAGACCAGAGGGGAAGGCCGAGGCCGGAGCCGGAGCCAGACCCAGACCCACTTTGCTCTGGTGCAATGGGAAGCCATGGTGGGGACGGTGAAGTGGGGAAATTTAGGAAGGTTAACGTATCCAGGTGTTGGGTATCTGGAGGTTCTGCTACAACCTTCTCTACTTTCATCTACATCAAACAAGAAAGTGCTTTTTCAGTCACCTGGCCCCATGTCTAGCCTAAAAAGCACTTTCACAGAGATGTCAAGTTGGCTACAGGTGAGTGGTGTTCAGCGAAGCCTGGGTTGCTCACACACGTCTGGGAGTGACCACACGGACTGAGGTCCCCAGGAGGAGCACTGAGTGCAGAtgaagaggagaggtgggcaggagatGGCACGAGGAACAGAGAAAATCGAGGGGAGAAACAGCAGATGGTGGGTCCCGAGCCAGGAGAGGGGGACATTTCACAGAGGACCTGGGGGAATGTGCTACACTCCTCTGGGCCACGAGGACCCTGCTTGCACCCACTCTGCCTGTGAACCTTCAAGGGCAGGATGGAACTGCACTCACTGAGCACAGTGGTCCCAGAGCCAACTGGGACACGGCTGTTCTGGGTGCTGCCACAGAATCTTACGGACATTTACAGAGTGTCAGCTGTATGTGGAGCTGGAGCCAGAGCACAAGCCCAGGACCCAGACATACTCCACCAGCTGCACGACTCTGGGCAGGACAGGCTGCCCTGAGCCTCTGGTGTCCTCTGTGGTGTGTGCTATTAACGGCACCCATACCTCACAGGGGGTTACAAAACAGGTCACAAGAAGCATGGGTCGTAGAGAGTCTGTCCTGGCATAGAAAACTATACACTGTGGGCTGTGGTGCCTGCCGGGCAGGGAAACAGTGCCCACCCTGGCTCCCTCTGCCCCGGGGACCGCACCTGCAAAAGCTGAGGGTTCTCCTGGCCCAGCTGCTGGAGCAGAGCAGGCAGCAGTGCCGGGTTCTGCTGGATCACCTGCCGCATGTTCTGGAACTGGGGTTGGTCTCGCAGGAACTCCAGGGGGTTCTCTCCCGCTAGCAGCAGGAAAGGGTGTGGTCAGACACCATGCCAGGctcccagggggtggggagtcCGGTGCCTTGTGAGCAGACACCCCATGTGTACAGCTCCCGCCTGCTCACCTGCTTCTGTAGCCGGCTGCTCAGACACCTGGCTCTCCTGGACAGAACCGTGTTCTGGCTCGGGACTTCCAGGAATTCCCTGTCAGGGGTTCTATTCAGCTCTAATGCACACACCTCCCACTAACTCCCTCCATACTCCGGCAGGAGACAGGGGAGGCCTTGGCCCTGCCCTTCATCGGCCCACCCCCCGTGCACAGCCAGCCTCCTACGGGAAGCCTTTAGTGGCTGGAACCACTACCCAAAGGCTTTTCAGAGCAGGTTTTGCCTCCCCAAGTGCCCAGCAAGGCACTGAGGCCCAGGGACTCCCTCAAGGCCTCCCGAGGAGGCGGTGGCCCCACCTCACCGTGAGTAGGTACTCCACGGCTCGGTGGGGGTTGTTGTAGCTGGCTCTCAGGGCGGCCACCACCCGCTCCCGCTCGTAGCCCATGGACATGATCTCCGTCAGCATCGTCTCATACTCAGAGCCAGTCACTGTGGAAGGAGCAGCAAGACCTGGGTCACCAGGAAAAGGGATGGGCAGCTCCCAGGCCCTCCCGCACACAGACAAGACCCAACTGATGACTGGAGCACCCAGTTGCCTCTGCCCTGGGGGCCACCCACCCACCTAGCGTGGAGGCCGCGTCTTCATCTCGCCCGCTGCTACCTGAAGAGGGAACAGAGCTGCAAATTCAAGAGAGAGAAATCGGaccctggcttctggtggcttgCCCTCCCTCCAGGTGTGTGGGACCACGTGTGTGGGCGCTGGAATGTGCTCGGACGCCAGGGCCCAAGCTGAGGCCGCTGCCCTTGCCTTACCCTGACACAGACTCTGGGGACGTCGTAGGGGCCGATTCCTCTGACGGACTCTTGTCCTCTCTGGCGGTAGGTGAGGAATGGGACATGCCTGAGGCAGGGACAGGCGGGAAGGAAGTGGAGGTCTCCAGAGTAGCAGTGGGTGAAGCCTCTGGGGGTGCTGAGGTACCCTGGCCAGCTTTGGCCTGTGACAGCAAGAAAAAGGGAGCTGGTGTCAGTATCCCTATCAGACCCCAACATCCTGCCTTGTTGGGGCCCCGCCTTGCTCATAGCTAATCGCTCCTGGGCACACAGGCTCTCTGCCAGCTGCCGGGCTAATCCACCCACCCTCCTAGCTAGCACATGTCACCCACCTTGGTCACCATGACAACCACAAAGTTCTTCTCATCGATGCGATAGTCCCTAATGGGGACATCATCGCTAAGGATCTTGCCGGCATAGATGAGTTTCTGTCCAGCCACAGGGAAAGCGTCACGACCCTTCTCAGCTTCTATCTTCTCCTTTAACACCTTCACCTGAATGGAGGGGTACACACAATCATTGCAAACCCCAAATTCTCTTCCCTTCTAGTTTAGGGGGCAGAGCCTGCAAGCCGGGATAGCAAGGAGAAGCATCACAGGGAACAAAATATAAGCCTCTGTTCTCAGGGAGAGAACACTAATGTGAGAAGAAAAGCAGGTAAGTAACTTAGGTGGTGTAAAGTATAAGAAATACAGGGCAGAAAGGAGGGCCCCCCATTTCCACACTGGTGACCTTTGACAGTAACAGTGATCAGTGTTTACTGAGGGCATTCTAAGTTGATAGTTAGCTACagtaaatgtatacatatacttTTTAAGCTTCATAATACTATAAAATAGATATCATTGGcctcattttatatttgagaaaactgaagaacagagaggttaaataacttgtccaaagtcaaacAGTTGAGCTGatcaaaaaaatgtttccttttctacAAAAAGTGCACttaaaggccaggcatggtggcttatgcctgtaatcaacactctgggaggccaccaggagtttgagaccagagtGAGCAACGTGGCCAACttcatctctatgaaaaatagaaaaattagccaggcacggtggtgtgcacctgtaatcccacctactccagaggctgagacaggaggattgtttgagcccaagaattttttatttttttttttagagatagtttcactctgttgcctgggctagagagcagtggtgtcatcatagctccctgcaacctcaaactcctgggctcaagtgatcctcctgcctcagtctcccaagtacctgggactataggcacacaccaccatgcccagctaatttttctgttttgtacagacagggtctcgcgcccaggctggtctcaaactcctgacctcaggcgatcctcccacctaggcttcccaaagtgctaggattacaggtgtgagccactgcacccagcccaagaccaagaatttgaggttacagtgagctatgatcagcgcactgcactccaacctgagcaacagaggaacactctgtctcaaggaaaaaaaaaaaaaagtggacttCAATGTCTTTCTCGTGGGGTAGGTGTGCAAAAAGTGCcaagtatacaatttgatattCAATATGGTTCTATTAAGTCCTAATTCTCCTCTCAGCTAAAAAGGCAGCACAATGTTTAGACTTCGGGCTCTCACATGAGGCAGAACcgaatttgaatcccagctctgccattccaTGTTTTATGTGACCGTGGCAAAGTTCTTTAACCCCTaggtttccacatctgtaaaattcGAAGAGTCAGAGTTCCCAAATGACAGCCCCATTTTGCACATCAGCAAAACACTAACACGCTCAGTGTCTGATAAGGAATAAACGGCCAACAAACACAGACCACCAAAACTATTAAGACTGAGACCGTTTATTATCACTATCATCGCCGCTGTCGTTACCGCTCAGCATCTCCTCGTCATTACTCCCAGATTCACCCACCAACGTCCGGAGGAGACGCCTGCAAAGCTGGGAATGCGGAGCCCCAGTTCCCGAGAGCTTGGCCTGCCCGGGAATCTAAGCCTGTGGCTCCCGCGTCCCGCGAGAGCGCTGACATCGGAGCCGGGCCCTGGCGGGCGCCTCGGGGGTGGGGCTTCGCCCGGAAAGCTGCCCAAGAGCGCCGCCCGAGCCgccaggggctgggccagggacCATGGTGGGGGGTCCTGGAAAGTCCGACAGGctggggggaagggcagggcagggctgggcccgaGCCATGCTCCCTACCCCTCCCGTTGGGATCccggcctccccgcccccaccccacccctggcacCCGTGGCTCCCGCCCCCGGGCTCCGGCCCGGCCCGCACCGTCTCATCAGGCTCCATGCGGATCTTGAAGGTCTGCTGCTGCAGCGTTTTGAGCGTGATGGTGACGGCCATGGCGGGGCCCGAGCGACGCGGCGGCCCCAGGAACCTCGCACAACATGCAACTCACGCCGCCGCCATCTTAGCACCCAGCCGCGCTGCGCGCCTACCGCTTCCGGGGCAGGCGATGCGCGCGCTGACCACCAACGCACGTGACCTGCGCGCGCCCTCTTGGCATTTTTGGGCATGCGCACGAGAGACTTCTTAGGCCAGGCATGCGCAGACCAAACTCTGCGCCGCAGGAGGGGCGGGGCTTCTTGCTCTGCCCGCACACTTGTCACGTGGCTTCCTGAGTGACGCCATGCCCGTTAGCGG encodes:
- the RAD23A gene encoding UV excision repair protein RAD23 homolog A isoform X1; its protein translation is MAVTITLKTLQQQTFKIRMEPDETVKVLKEKIEAEKGRDAFPVAGQKLIYAGKILSDDVPIRDYRIDEKNFVVVMVTKAKAGQGTSAPPEASPTATLETSTSFPPVPASGMSHSSPTAREDKSPSEESAPTTSPESVSGSVPSSGSSGRDEDAASTLVTGSEYETMLTEIMSMGYERERVVAALRASYNNPHRAVEYLLTGIPGSPEPEHGSVQESQVSEQPATEAAGENPLEFLRDQPQFQNMRQVIQQNPALLPALLQQLGQENPQLLQQISRHQEQFIQMLNEPPGELADISDVEGEVGAIGEEAPQMNYIQVTPQEKEAIERLKALGFPESLVIQAYFACEKNENLAANFLLSQNFDDE
- the RAD23A gene encoding UV excision repair protein RAD23 homolog A isoform X2; protein product: MAVTITLKTLQQQTFKIRMEPDETVKVLKEKIEAEKGRDAFPVAGQKLIYAGKILSDDVPIRDYRIDEKNFVVVMVTKAKAGQGTSAPPEASPTATLETSTSFPPVPASGMSHSSPTAREDKSPSEESAPTTSPESVSGSVPSSGSSGRDEDAASTLVTGSEYETMLTEIMSMGYERERVVAALRASYNNPHRAVEYLLTGIPGSPEPEHGSVQESQVSEQPATEAAGENPLEFLRDQPQFQNMRQVIQQNPALLPALLQQLGQENPQLLQLKALGFPESLVIQAYFACEKNENLAANFLLSQNFDDE